From a region of the Streptacidiphilus albus JL83 genome:
- a CDS encoding TIGR04282 family arsenosugar biosynthesis glycosyltransferase, with protein MPAGRRLLVLDGPPGRWLPPGWEVVPQRGGGLDARLADAFASASEGPDSPPALLVGMDTPQLRARTLAEALSRAGRTGTDAWFGPAADGGFWAFGLARPDPDLARRLLLGVPMSSPSTGAALLDRLTAAGLRVATLPVLNDVDTVTDAAEVAALAPAGGFARTWRTVTGAAGALETKPRATAHGAAG; from the coding sequence GTGCCGGCCGGACGGAGGCTGCTGGTCCTGGACGGCCCGCCCGGCCGCTGGCTCCCGCCCGGCTGGGAGGTCGTCCCGCAGCGCGGCGGCGGCCTGGACGCCCGGCTGGCCGACGCCTTCGCCTCGGCGTCCGAGGGCCCCGACAGCCCTCCCGCGCTGCTGGTCGGCATGGACACCCCGCAGCTGCGGGCGCGCACCCTCGCCGAAGCCCTCTCACGCGCGGGCAGGACCGGGACCGACGCCTGGTTCGGGCCCGCCGCCGACGGCGGCTTCTGGGCCTTCGGCCTGGCCCGTCCCGATCCGGACCTCGCTCGGCGCCTGCTGCTCGGGGTGCCGATGTCCAGCCCGTCGACGGGCGCGGCCCTGCTCGACCGGCTCACCGCAGCGGGGCTGCGGGTGGCGACCCTGCCCGTCCTCAACGACGTGGACACGGTCACCGACGCCGCCGAGGTCGCAGCGCTCGCACCCGCCGGCGGCTTCGCCAGGACCTGGCGCACCGTCACCGGTGCCGCCGGCGCACTGGAGACGAAGCCCCGGGCCACGGCGCACGGTGCGGCCGGATGA
- a CDS encoding methyltransferase domain-containing protein — MTVPGVIAPRPRPWSDDPFAEAMRTGNGPLWLRRDDGHRHPLEVERWCAPPDPADWTLLFRCLRRGRPALDIGCGPGRLIAALQSCGLPALGVDLTRTAVLRARGAGGSALCRSVFDRLPGEGRWGTALLADGNLGIGGDPAALLRRTADLLAPEGQLLVEVEPDDLDERVTVTVEDAAGRSGPAFRWARLGAPATVRCAEEAGFALTDAWTCQGRHFLALGR; from the coding sequence ATGACCGTCCCCGGGGTCATCGCCCCCCGTCCCCGCCCCTGGTCGGACGATCCCTTCGCCGAGGCGATGCGCACCGGCAACGGCCCGCTGTGGCTGCGCCGCGACGACGGCCACCGGCATCCGCTGGAGGTCGAACGCTGGTGCGCCCCGCCCGACCCGGCCGACTGGACCCTGCTGTTCCGCTGCCTGCGCCGAGGCCGACCCGCCCTGGACATCGGCTGCGGTCCGGGCCGACTGATCGCGGCGCTGCAGAGCTGCGGCCTGCCGGCCCTGGGGGTGGACCTCACCCGCACCGCGGTCCTGCGCGCCCGCGGTGCGGGCGGCAGTGCGCTGTGCCGCTCGGTCTTCGACCGGCTTCCCGGCGAGGGCCGCTGGGGCACGGCTCTGCTGGCCGACGGCAACCTCGGCATCGGCGGGGACCCCGCCGCCCTGCTCCGCCGCACCGCCGACCTCCTCGCGCCGGAGGGCCAGTTGCTGGTCGAGGTCGAACCCGACGACCTGGACGAGCGGGTCACCGTCACCGTCGAGGACGCGGCCGGGCGCAGCGGCCCCGCCTTCCGCTGGGCCCGGCTCGGCGCACCTGCCACCGTCCGCTGCGCGGAGGAGGCCGGGTTCGCCCTCACCGACGCCTGGACCTGCCAGGGACGGCACTTCCTCGCGCTCGGGCGCTGA
- a CDS encoding molybdopterin-dependent oxidoreductase, translated as MTGLLSYAAYNPDLAAVNDQTPDKGWLGFYLFSWPTDPSWLYRLTQGVHVTLGVVLVPVLLAKLWSVIPRLFSWPPVRSAAHALDRLSLLLLVGGALFEFVTGLLNIQLHYIFPGSFYTLHFYGAWVFIGAFVVHTAFRIPVMVRALRSRRLRTEMRTSTGATLPEPPDDTGLVSPRPAPATISRRGALGTVGLGSLVLFAVTAGQSIGGSLRRTALLAPHGQEPGGGPDGFQINKTAASVGIRAADIGPQWRLVVRGPGHESVLTRDQVLALPQHEAALPIACVEGWSTADQHWSGVRLRDLAAMAGFTGRAPEVFVESVERGGSFGSTVLRANQVQDPRSLLALRVNGADLSPDHGYPARIIVPANPGVHNTKWVTRLTFGAAS; from the coding sequence GTGACCGGGCTGCTGTCCTACGCCGCCTACAACCCGGATCTGGCGGCGGTCAACGACCAGACCCCGGACAAGGGCTGGCTGGGCTTCTACCTCTTCTCCTGGCCCACCGATCCGTCCTGGCTCTACCGGCTCACGCAGGGCGTGCACGTCACCCTGGGCGTGGTGCTGGTGCCGGTGCTGCTGGCCAAGCTGTGGTCGGTGATCCCCAGGCTGTTCTCCTGGCCGCCGGTGCGGTCGGCGGCCCACGCCCTGGACCGGCTGTCACTGCTGCTGCTGGTCGGCGGTGCGCTGTTCGAGTTCGTCACCGGCCTGCTGAACATCCAGCTGCACTACATCTTCCCGGGGTCCTTCTACACCCTGCACTTCTACGGCGCCTGGGTGTTCATCGGCGCCTTCGTCGTGCACACCGCGTTCAGGATCCCGGTGATGGTCCGGGCCCTGCGCAGCCGTCGACTGCGTACCGAAATGCGGACCAGCACCGGCGCGACGCTGCCCGAGCCGCCGGACGACACCGGCCTGGTGTCCCCACGGCCCGCCCCGGCGACCATCTCACGGCGCGGCGCGCTCGGGACGGTGGGCCTGGGCTCACTGGTGCTGTTCGCGGTGACGGCGGGTCAGAGCATCGGCGGCTCGCTGCGTCGGACCGCGCTGCTGGCGCCGCACGGCCAGGAGCCGGGCGGCGGACCCGACGGCTTCCAGATCAACAAGACCGCCGCGTCCGTCGGCATCCGCGCCGCCGACATCGGCCCGCAGTGGCGGCTGGTGGTCCGCGGCCCCGGGCACGAGAGTGTCCTGACCCGGGACCAGGTACTGGCGCTGCCGCAGCACGAGGCTGCGCTGCCGATCGCCTGCGTGGAGGGCTGGTCCACCGCCGACCAGCACTGGAGCGGGGTGCGACTGCGGGACCTGGCCGCCATGGCGGGCTTCACCGGCCGGGCGCCGGAGGTGTTCGTCGAGTCCGTGGAGCGTGGCGGCTCCTTCGGCTCCACCGTGCTGCGCGCCAACCAGGTCCAGGACCCGCGCTCGCTGCTCGCGCTACGGGTCAACGGCGCCGACCTGTCCCCGGACCACGGCTACCCGGCCCGGATCATCGTCCCGGCCAACCCCGGGGTGCACAACACCAAGTGGGTCACCCGGCTGACCTTCGGAGCCGCCTCGTGA
- a CDS encoding SDR family oxidoreductase — MRVFITGGTGLIGSAVVTELLSAGHSVTALARSDASAAQAKAAGAEVLRGRLADLAVLRAGAERADGVIHLAFSNDFSSPEALARGVAEEAAALATLGDALVGTDRPLVTVAGTPYQPGRASTEDDALPTQGPVAGRSRSVTHALELASRGVRSSAVRLPRTVHNQGRGGFAGLLTDIARRTGVAGYPGDGAQRWPAVHARDAAVLFRLALEQAPAGSSWHAVADEGDTVRDIAAVIGRRLGLPVESVPQENFGTLGPIFATDQPASSARTRATLGWQPTHPSLLADLENLEP; from the coding sequence ATGCGCGTCTTCATCACCGGCGGAACCGGCCTCATCGGCTCGGCCGTCGTCACCGAACTGCTCTCCGCGGGACACTCGGTCACCGCCCTCGCCCGCTCCGACGCCTCCGCGGCGCAGGCCAAGGCCGCCGGCGCCGAGGTGCTCCGCGGCCGACTCGCCGACCTCGCCGTGCTGCGAGCCGGCGCGGAGCGGGCCGACGGCGTCATCCACCTCGCCTTCAGCAACGACTTCAGCTCGCCCGAGGCCCTGGCCCGGGGCGTCGCCGAGGAGGCCGCCGCGCTCGCGACGCTCGGCGACGCCCTCGTCGGCACGGACCGCCCGCTCGTCACCGTGGCCGGCACGCCCTACCAGCCGGGGCGTGCTTCCACCGAGGACGACGCCCTGCCGACCCAGGGACCGGTCGCCGGCCGCAGCCGGTCGGTGACGCACGCGCTCGAACTCGCCTCCCGCGGCGTGCGCAGCTCGGCGGTACGGCTGCCGCGCACGGTCCACAACCAGGGCCGGGGCGGGTTCGCCGGGCTGCTCACCGACATCGCCCGCCGAACCGGCGTCGCCGGCTACCCCGGAGACGGCGCGCAGCGCTGGCCGGCCGTCCACGCGCGGGACGCCGCCGTGCTGTTCCGGCTCGCCCTGGAGCAGGCCCCGGCCGGAAGCTCCTGGCACGCCGTCGCCGACGAGGGCGACACGGTCCGCGACATCGCCGCGGTCATCGGCCGACGGCTCGGCCTGCCCGTCGAGTCGGTACCGCAGGAGAACTTCGGCACCCTCGGCCCGATCTTCGCCACCGACCAGCCCGCGTCCAGCGCCCGCACCCGCGCCACCCTCGGCTGGCAGCCGACCCACCCGAGCCTGCTCGCCGACCTGGAGAACCTCGAACCCTGA
- a CDS encoding TetR/AcrR family transcriptional regulator, whose translation MPRWKPDARQRLVVAALGLFAEQGYDETTVAQIAERAELTRSTFFRHFTDKREILTAGQQALSRLLAEGIDAAPEEATPMTAVAAGLERASGEMTAFNRSLGPLLHAAIEANEELRSRAALKSAGMAATMVDALKRRGVAEPTAQVAAELGVLAFRLGYARWTDPARDDDPGELAALTRAAFDELRTAAAGLS comes from the coding sequence ATGCCGAGATGGAAACCGGATGCGCGTCAGCGTCTGGTCGTGGCGGCGCTCGGGCTGTTCGCCGAGCAGGGCTACGACGAGACGACGGTCGCGCAGATCGCCGAGCGCGCCGAACTGACGCGCAGCACGTTCTTTCGCCACTTCACCGACAAGCGCGAGATCCTCACCGCAGGGCAGCAGGCCCTGAGCCGGCTGCTGGCCGAAGGCATCGACGCAGCCCCCGAGGAGGCGACGCCGATGACAGCCGTCGCGGCCGGCCTGGAGCGCGCGTCGGGAGAGATGACAGCGTTCAACCGCTCGCTCGGTCCGCTGCTGCACGCGGCGATCGAGGCGAACGAGGAGCTGCGCAGCCGCGCGGCGCTGAAGAGCGCCGGCATGGCCGCGACGATGGTCGACGCACTGAAGCGGCGCGGCGTCGCGGAACCCACCGCCCAGGTCGCCGCCGAACTGGGCGTGCTCGCGTTCAGGCTGGGATACGCACGGTGGACGGACCCCGCCCGCGACGACGACCCCGGCGAGCTGGCCGCCCTCACCCGAGCAGCCTTCGACGAACTCCGCACGGCGGCCGCGGGCCTCAGCTAG
- a CDS encoding alpha/beta hydrolase: MTQQQRRDLDELLRHGPLDVGGDIAEQRAVFHEMTASVPLPEDVSATHGELGGVPVITVETPANDPSVVLLYFHGGAYALGSAPDSVGLAADVSRRAGARVVSVDYRLAPEHPFPAALDDAVAAYRALLDQGVPSTRIAFVGESAGGGLVVATLVALRDADQPQPSSAALFSPWVDLTVSGASATTKAALDPALTPQALRTRARDYLGERDTATPLASPVFADLTGLPPLLIQVGSHEILLDDALRLASRAAYHDVAVELQVWPEVPHVFQGFAALLDDADRALNAAAAFLTRAWAA, translated from the coding sequence ATGACTCAGCAGCAGCGCCGTGACCTCGATGAACTCCTGCGCCACGGACCGCTTGACGTCGGCGGCGACATCGCCGAGCAGCGGGCGGTCTTCCATGAGATGACGGCCTCGGTGCCGCTGCCCGAGGACGTCTCGGCCACCCATGGCGAGCTCGGCGGGGTGCCGGTCATCACTGTCGAGACGCCCGCCAACGACCCCTCAGTGGTCCTGCTGTACTTCCACGGTGGTGCCTACGCCCTTGGTTCGGCGCCCGACTCCGTGGGCCTGGCCGCCGACGTCTCCCGGCGCGCCGGAGCCAGGGTCGTATCGGTCGACTACCGCCTCGCCCCCGAACACCCGTTCCCCGCAGCCCTCGACGACGCCGTGGCCGCCTACCGCGCGTTGCTCGACCAGGGTGTTCCCAGCACAAGGATCGCGTTCGTGGGCGAGTCCGCAGGCGGCGGCCTGGTCGTGGCCACCCTGGTCGCGCTCAGGGACGCCGACCAGCCCCAGCCCTCCTCGGCCGCGCTCTTCTCCCCCTGGGTCGACCTGACCGTCTCCGGTGCCAGCGCGACCACCAAGGCCGCCCTCGACCCCGCCCTCACCCCCCAGGCCCTGCGCACCAGGGCCCGCGACTACCTCGGCGAGCGCGACACCGCCACACCGCTGGCCAGCCCCGTCTTCGCCGACCTCACCGGGCTGCCACCGCTGCTCATCCAGGTCGGTTCCCACGAGATCCTGCTCGACGACGCCCTCCGCCTCGCCTCCCGCGCCGCCTACCACGACGTCGCGGTCGAGCTCCAGGTCTGGCCCGAGGTTCCGCACGTCTTCCAGGGGTTCGCGGCCCTCCTGGACGACGCGGACCGCGCCCTGAACGCGGCTGCCGCGTTCCTCACGCGCGCCTGGGCCGCCTGA